Proteins encoded together in one Coffea arabica cultivar ET-39 chromosome 2c, Coffea Arabica ET-39 HiFi, whole genome shotgun sequence window:
- the LOC113726817 gene encoding uncharacterized protein, with protein MATLAHSTSFLSVGSLSSDHHKQLKLWKFQKPLTRRGFKRLALCSSNMTPWEPAEIAYAPASDAEGRFLQKSGTIFEALNSEKTDEATAKNSKEDASHRPMLLLPYLRWTVWLLGPPILLATGMVPTLWLPVSSIFLGPNIASLLSLTGLDCIFNLGASLFLLLADSCARPENSGHAFGSRPPVSYQFWNMVANIMGFVVPLLTMFASQKGLLQPFLPPISFLVLLGPYLLLLSVQILTEMLTWHWQSPVWLVTPVVYESYRLLQLMRGLKLGAELTAPAWTLHTIRGLVCWWVLVLGMQLMRVAWYAGFTARDRRQKEPSVLVGGN; from the coding sequence ATGGCAACTTTAGCCCATTCAACATCTTTCTTATCGGTGGGTAGTCTATCCTCTGACCACCATAAGCAATTGAAATTGTGGAAATTCCAAAAGCCACTAACAAGAAGAGGCTTCAAGCGCCTTGCTCTTTGCTCTTCAAATATGACCCCGTGGGAACCTGCGGAGATTGCGTATGCTCCCGCTAGCGATGCTGAAGGTAGATTCTTGCAGAAGTCTGGCACTATATTTGAAGCCCTGAATTCAGAGAAAACTGATGAAGCTACAGCAAAAAATTCCAAAGAGGATGCAAGTCATCGGCCAATGTTGCTGCTCCCCTACCTGAGATGGACGGTGTGGCTTTTGGGACCTCCCATTCTGTTAGCAACAGGCATGGTGCCCACCTTGTGGTTACCAGTTTCGTCAATTTTCCTCGGTCCAAATATTGCCAGCCTTCTTTCATTGACAGGACTGGACTGCATTTTTAATCTTGGTGCATCCCTGTTTCTCCTCCTAGCTGATTCTTGTGCTCGTCCAGAAAATTCTGGACATGCTTTCGGCAGTAGGCCTCCTGTTAGTTATCAGTTCTGGAACATGGTTGCAAACATAATGGGCTTTGTTGTTCCGCTGTTGACGATGTTTGCTTCTCAAAAGGGTCTGCTTCAGCCTTTTCTGCCTCCTATATCATTTTTGGTTCTGTTGGGTCCCTACCTTCTCCTTCTGTCTGTACAAATACTGACAGAGATGCTTACGTGGCACTGGCAGTCGCCAGTATGGTTGGTGACCCCTGTTGTGTATGAATCTTATCGGTTATTGCAGCTGATGAGGGGGCTGAAGCTGGGAGCTGAGCTCACTGCACCAGCATGGACGTTGCACACCATCAGGGGACTGGTTTGTTGGTGGGTGCTCGTTCTTGGCATGCAGCTCATGAGGGTTGCGTGGTATGCTGGTTTTACAGCTCGTGATCGTCGTCAAAAAGAGCCTTCAGTGCTTGTTGGTGGTAACTAG